From one ANME-2 cluster archaeon genomic stretch:
- a CDS encoding PLP-dependent aspartate aminotransferase family protein, translating to MKKEKKFGTQCVHAGETPDISYGAHTTPIYQTSTFVFDSAQQGAARFNGEEEGYVYARVGPNTPTHAAFVKKIAALEGGETGQTFSSGMAAITAVALSQLEQGDHLLSTNVVYGGTYGLFSSILSKFGIEVSFVDTSDPGNVKKNIQENTRVIFLETPANPTMIISDIEEICTIGHDRGALCVVDNTFATPCFQRPLELGADVVIHSCTKYIGGHADLLGGVVVGKKDFIDSMSSIVNSTGGAMGPLEAWLCIRGLKTLHLRMERHASNAMKVAEFLETHPKIGWVRYPGLPSHPQYDIAKKQMNGFSGMMSFGIKGGIEAGQNLMNSLELCSLAVSLGAVDTLIQHPASMTHVNVPADVRAETGITDELVRISVGVEDAEDIIADLDQALAHL from the coding sequence ATGAAAAAGGAGAAGAAGTTCGGCACTCAATGTGTCCATGCAGGAGAAACACCGGATATTTCATACGGAGCACATACGACACCGATATATCAGACGTCCACTTTTGTATTTGATAGTGCCCAGCAGGGTGCTGCACGATTTAACGGTGAAGAAGAAGGATATGTATATGCCCGTGTAGGACCAAATACCCCCACACATGCAGCTTTTGTAAAAAAGATCGCTGCACTCGAAGGTGGTGAGACCGGCCAGACCTTCTCATCCGGCATGGCTGCGATAACTGCTGTTGCTCTTTCTCAACTGGAACAGGGAGACCATCTTTTGTCCACGAATGTAGTCTATGGCGGTACCTATGGATTATTTTCATCAATTCTCAGTAAGTTCGGTATAGAGGTCAGTTTTGTTGATACATCGGATCCCGGGAATGTGAAAAAGAACATACAAGAAAATACCAGGGTCATCTTTTTAGAAACACCAGCAAATCCCACCATGATAATCAGTGATATTGAAGAGATATGCACAATAGGCCACGATAGAGGTGCACTGTGTGTCGTTGACAACACCTTTGCTACTCCCTGCTTCCAGAGACCTCTGGAATTGGGTGCAGATGTCGTAATCCATAGCTGCACGAAATATATCGGTGGTCATGCGGACCTGTTAGGTGGTGTTGTTGTTGGAAAAAAAGATTTTATTGATAGCATGTCATCAATTGTTAATTCTACTGGGGGAGCTATGGGTCCCCTTGAAGCCTGGCTATGTATCAGGGGATTGAAGACCCTGCATCTCAGAATGGAAAGGCATGCCAGTAATGCTATGAAAGTTGCCGAATTCCTGGAGACACATCCGAAGATAGGGTGGGTCAGGTATCCCGGATTGCCTTCTCATCCACAATATGATATCGCTAAAAAGCAGATGAACGGCTTTAGTGGTATGATGTCTTTTGGGATCAAGGGGGGTATTGAAGCGGGACAGAACCTCATGAACAGTCTTGAATTGTGTTCACTGGCAGTTAGCCTGGGTGCAGTTGATACCCTGATACAGCATCCTGCGTCCATGACCCATGTGAATGTTCCCGCTGATGTACGAGCAGAGACGGGAATTACTGATGAGCTGGTGAGAATTTCAGTGGGTGTCGAAGATGCAGAAGACATAATAGCAGATCTTGACCAGGCGTTAGCACACCTATGA
- a CDS encoding molybdopterin-dependent oxidoreductase, producing MRLRNLAIVCILVISAVSGCLSNTEKINDYGNETEATQYQGIKLTPLSRQRNNAVEGTQYIDKETYRLQIDGLVEKPVNLTYDQILAYPSTSKVVDMNCVEGWGFTAKWTGVLFETLLNDSGVHENATDVIFYCADGYSTSHDLDFLMDNDIMLAYRINDVTLPHSRGFPLQLVAEDKYGYKWAKWITRIEVTNAEYRGYWESRGYSDRADVGGPAFER from the coding sequence ATGAGACTTCGTAATCTAGCGATTGTGTGCATATTGGTAATATCTGCTGTTTCCGGGTGCCTATCTAATACAGAAAAGATAAACGATTACGGGAATGAGACCGAAGCTACCCAATACCAGGGTATCAAATTAACTCCTCTGAGCAGGCAGCGTAATAATGCAGTAGAAGGAACTCAATATATCGATAAGGAAACGTACAGGCTGCAAATTGATGGACTGGTGGAAAAGCCGGTAAATCTTACGTATGACCAGATACTTGCATACCCTTCAACATCCAAAGTGGTCGACATGAACTGCGTGGAAGGGTGGGGCTTTACTGCAAAATGGACCGGGGTTCTCTTCGAAACATTGCTCAACGATTCGGGTGTTCATGAAAATGCTACTGACGTGATATTCTACTGCGCTGACGGATATTCCACGTCACATGACCTCGATTTCCTGATGGATAATGATATCATGCTTGCCTACAGGATAAATGACGTTACCCTGCCTCATAGCAGAGGATTTCCTTTGCAGCTGGTTGCTGAGGATAAGTATGGGTACAAGTGGGCTAAATGGATAACCCGTATCGAAGTTACGAATGCCGAGTACAGGGGGTACTGGGAGAGCAGGGGGTACAGTGATAGAGCTGATGTAGGTGGACCTGCATTTGAAAGATGA
- the uvrB gene encoding excinuclease ABC subunit UvrB, whose protein sequence is MPAFNVVSEFQPTGDQGPAIESLSKGIQAGERHQTLLGVTGSGKTFTVAKVIEKVQRPTLVIAHNKTLAAQLYSEFKEFFPENAVEYFVSYYDYYQPEAYLPTTDTYIEKDAHINEEIDKLRLATTRSLIERRDVVVVASVSCIYGLGSPEEWRSMTLVLDVGQHIERKYIQAALVDIQYERNDLNFTQGNFRVRGDTIEIFPAMSNQGLRIELFGDEVERITEFDPLTGHTLHDLQCAAIYPARHYVMPAEAIEKAIVSIEAELEVEVERFRSQGKLLEAQRLEQRTRFDIEMMREIGYCSGIENYSAHMEGRSPGEPPYTLLDFFPDDYLAILDESHVTLPQIQGMHNGDRARKDALVQNGFRLPSAYDNRPLRIDEFRKRAGQTIYVSATPGDFELENSARVVEQIIRPTGLVDPEVAIRPVQGQVDDLIGEVRREVDAGGRVLVTTLTKRMAEDLTEYLAELDIKARYMHSDIQTLERVEIIRDLRLGQFDVLVGINLLREGLDLPEVSLVAILDADKEGFLRSERSLIQTIGRASRNVEGRVVMYADKITGSIKRAMDETNRRRLIQQEYNRQHNITPRSITKSIRKDIVPKHEEIGTQLFEDLSQEEILDLMIDLEARMQKAAKQLEFEDAASMRDRIRELKQKLEEID, encoded by the coding sequence ATGCCCGCTTTTAACGTCGTATCAGAATTCCAGCCCACCGGTGACCAGGGACCTGCTATAGAATCCCTGTCAAAAGGTATCCAGGCCGGTGAACGACACCAGACCCTCCTCGGGGTCACTGGTTCAGGCAAGACCTTCACGGTAGCTAAGGTGATCGAAAAAGTCCAGCGCCCCACCCTGGTCATTGCCCATAACAAGACCCTCGCCGCCCAATTGTACAGCGAGTTCAAGGAGTTCTTCCCTGAGAATGCAGTGGAATACTTTGTCAGTTATTACGATTACTACCAGCCGGAAGCCTATTTGCCCACCACAGATACCTATATTGAAAAAGATGCCCACATCAATGAAGAGATAGACAAACTCAGGCTCGCTACCACCCGCTCGCTCATAGAACGGCGGGATGTGGTCGTGGTAGCAAGTGTATCCTGTATCTACGGACTGGGCAGTCCTGAAGAATGGCGCAGCATGACGCTGGTGCTTGATGTGGGCCAGCATATCGAACGAAAATATATCCAGGCCGCGCTGGTAGATATCCAGTACGAGCGCAATGACCTGAACTTTACCCAGGGCAATTTCAGAGTGCGCGGCGATACCATAGAAATCTTTCCCGCTATGTCGAACCAGGGGTTGCGCATAGAATTGTTCGGCGACGAAGTGGAACGGATAACCGAGTTCGACCCGTTGACAGGTCATACCCTGCACGACCTCCAGTGCGCTGCAATATACCCTGCCAGGCATTATGTTATGCCTGCCGAGGCCATCGAAAAAGCCATAGTCTCAATAGAAGCGGAACTGGAAGTGGAAGTTGAGCGGTTCCGTTCCCAGGGGAAACTTCTGGAAGCACAGCGGCTGGAACAAAGAACGCGGTTCGATATCGAAATGATGCGCGAGATAGGGTACTGTTCCGGTATCGAGAACTACAGCGCGCATATGGAAGGCCGCTCGCCTGGAGAACCCCCTTATACCCTCCTTGATTTTTTTCCTGATGACTATTTAGCCATCCTTGACGAAAGCCATGTTACCCTCCCGCAGATACAGGGGATGCACAATGGAGACCGCGCCCGCAAGGACGCGCTGGTACAAAACGGTTTCAGGTTACCCAGTGCTTATGACAACAGGCCGCTCAGGATCGATGAGTTTCGCAAACGTGCGGGGCAGACCATATATGTCTCGGCCACGCCCGGTGATTTTGAACTGGAAAATAGCGCCAGAGTGGTTGAACAGATCATCAGGCCTACCGGGCTGGTAGACCCCGAAGTTGCGATACGTCCTGTACAGGGACAGGTGGACGACCTGATAGGAGAGGTCAGGCGTGAGGTGGATGCAGGCGGGCGCGTCCTGGTCACTACCCTGACCAAGCGGATGGCTGAAGACCTGACCGAATACCTGGCTGAACTCGATATCAAAGCCAGGTATATGCACTCTGATATCCAGACCCTTGAACGGGTGGAAATAATACGGGATCTGCGCCTGGGCCAGTTCGATGTACTGGTGGGCATTAATCTGTTGAGGGAAGGTCTTGACCTTCCCGAAGTGTCACTGGTCGCCATTCTTGATGCTGATAAAGAAGGATTCCTGAGGTCTGAGCGCTCGCTCATCCAGACCATCGGCCGCGCCAGCCGCAACGTGGAAGGCAGGGTGGTAATGTATGCCGATAAGATAACCGGTTCCATTAAAAGAGCGATGGATGAAACAAACCGGCGTCGTCTCATCCAGCAGGAATATAACAGACAGCACAATATCACACCACGGTCCATAACCAAATCTATTCGAAAAGACATTGTACCAAAACACGAAGAAATTGGCACACAACTCTTTGAAGATCTGTCCCAGGAGGAGATACTGGACCTCATGATCGACCTGGAAGCCAGAATGCAAAAGGCAGCAAAACAGCTTGAGTTCGAAGATGCTGCTTCTATGAGGGATCGTATCAGGGAATTGAAACAGAAACTGGAAGAAATAGACTAA
- a CDS encoding OsmC family protein produces MVEDMLFYESSLRWGREKMGTVSFFQEGKPEIIVATPPEFGGHEGIITPEDLFVAAANVCFMTTFLGTAANMGVNLISYESTATGTLEKVDKLRVFTKIVLRPRVEAEESEEQILRMLEHAKKRCIAANSMKSEVTIEPTAISVKK; encoded by the coding sequence ATGGTAGAAGATATGCTTTTTTATGAAAGTTCCCTCAGGTGGGGTCGTGAGAAAATGGGAACGGTCTCGTTTTTTCAGGAGGGAAAGCCTGAGATTATTGTGGCTACTCCGCCGGAATTCGGCGGACATGAAGGGATAATAACACCTGAAGACCTGTTTGTGGCAGCGGCCAACGTATGTTTCATGACTACGTTTTTAGGAACAGCTGCAAATATGGGAGTGAACCTAATTTCCTATGAATCCACTGCAACAGGGACCCTGGAAAAAGTAGATAAACTCAGGGTGTTCACAAAAATAGTCCTCAGGCCCAGAGTCGAAGCAGAGGAGTCCGAAGAACAGATCCTGCGGATGCTGGAGCATGCAAAAAAGCGTTGCATTGCCGCTAATTCCATGAAATCAGAGGTCACCATTGAACCAACAGCAATTTCGGTGAAAAAATAA
- a CDS encoding inositol-3-phosphate synthase, whose product MDKIKIAIVGLGNCASSLIQGIEYYKNNDSNSVNGLMHWDLGGYLPYDIEVVAAFDVDKRKVGKDVSEAIFERPNCTTVFCKDIPRTGVKVIMGQVLDGISEHMSGYDDKATFIVSDEKEASKEDIVDILNATRAEILLNYCPVGSEQATRFYAECALEAGVAFINNMPVFIASNPEWAARFKEKGIPIIGDDIKAQIGATITHRTLVDLFRKRGVKIDRTYQLNTGGNTDFLNMLNRERLASKKTSKTESVQSVLSERLDDDNIHIGPSDYVPWQKDNKVCYLRIEGKLFGDVPMNLEMRLSVEDSPNSAGVVVDAIRCCKLALDRGVGGILYSPSSYFMKYPPEQHSDTEAYQLTEDFINGDREN is encoded by the coding sequence GTGGATAAAATCAAAATTGCAATTGTAGGTCTTGGAAATTGTGCCAGTTCCCTGATACAGGGAATTGAGTATTATAAGAATAACGACAGCAATAGTGTTAATGGACTCATGCATTGGGACCTCGGAGGTTACCTTCCTTATGATATTGAGGTCGTGGCAGCTTTTGATGTTGATAAGCGGAAAGTGGGAAAGGATGTATCAGAGGCTATATTTGAAAGACCGAATTGTACGACCGTGTTTTGTAAAGATATACCCCGCACCGGCGTAAAGGTGATTATGGGGCAGGTGCTGGACGGCATATCAGAACACATGAGCGGTTATGATGACAAAGCCACCTTTATTGTTTCTGATGAAAAGGAGGCTTCGAAAGAGGATATCGTAGATATACTAAATGCCACCAGGGCCGAGATTCTTTTGAATTACTGTCCTGTAGGGTCTGAACAGGCCACACGGTTCTATGCAGAATGTGCCCTGGAAGCCGGAGTGGCGTTTATCAATAACATGCCTGTTTTCATTGCAAGTAATCCGGAATGGGCTGCCAGGTTCAAGGAAAAAGGCATACCCATAATAGGCGATGATATAAAAGCACAGATAGGGGCCACCATTACCCACAGGACCCTGGTTGACCTGTTCAGGAAACGCGGAGTGAAAATTGACAGGACATACCAGTTAAATACCGGGGGGAATACTGATTTTCTGAATATGCTCAACAGGGAGAGGCTTGCCTCTAAAAAGACGTCAAAGACCGAATCGGTGCAATCTGTGCTGTCCGAGAGGCTCGATGATGATAATATCCATATCGGTCCCAGCGATTATGTCCCGTGGCAAAAGGATAACAAGGTCTGCTATCTGAGGATTGAAGGCAAGCTGTTCGGTGATGTGCCCATGAACCTGGAAATGCGACTGTCTGTGGAGGATTCGCCAAACTCTGCGGGAGTGGTGGTAGATGCCATCCGCTGTTGCAAACTGGCACTTGACAGGGGTGTAGGCGGGATACTGTATTCTCCATCCTCATATTTCATGAAGTACCCGCCCGAACAGCATTCCGATACTGAGGCTTACCAGTTGACGGAAGATTTCATCAACGGTGATAGAGAGAACTGA
- a CDS encoding class I SAM-dependent methyltransferase — MDDRPEEPESRLYSERMRGKTGHKHHHGSWDDIYKGAKPEYLPWFSPEPDTDIMQLIDKLVPGRALDMGCGPGIHSIALAKRGWHVTALDISPGAITMAEELAKKAGVDVDFRVIDVLTFEPDGKFDLVLDQGFSPFT, encoded by the coding sequence ATGGACGATAGACCAGAAGAACCTGAATCCCGGCTGTATAGTGAACGGATGAGAGGGAAGACAGGTCACAAACACCATCATGGTTCATGGGATGATATATACAAAGGAGCTAAACCGGAATACCTTCCCTGGTTTTCACCTGAGCCTGATACCGATATCATGCAATTGATCGACAAGCTTGTACCGGGCAGGGCCCTGGATATGGGCTGCGGTCCCGGTATCCATTCGATAGCACTGGCAAAACGGGGATGGCATGTAACTGCCCTGGACATTTCACCGGGGGCTATCACCATGGCGGAAGAACTTGCTAAAAAAGCCGGGGTTGATGTAGATTTCAGGGTCATTGATGTGCTCACCTTTGAACCGGATGGGAAGTTTGACCTGGTGCTCGACCAGGGGTTTTCTCCATTCACTTGA
- a CDS encoding DUF367 family protein codes for MNDTISRIPLHLYHANQCDPKKCTGKKLAKFHLAHLHRQAGKLPRGAIFLDPMAQQALSPADNYSQGIIVLDCSWEEVERVFPTLQKLRLEHRALPYLLAANPVNYGKPFKMGTVEAFAAALYIYGYKGQAMEILDKFKWGHTFLELNYEPLEAYSKARDSREVVKIQYEFM; via the coding sequence ATGAATGACACAATATCTCGTATTCCCCTTCACCTTTATCATGCAAACCAGTGCGACCCAAAGAAATGCACTGGCAAAAAGCTGGCAAAGTTTCACCTTGCACACCTGCATCGTCAGGCCGGCAAATTACCGAGAGGTGCAATATTTCTCGATCCAATGGCACAACAGGCCCTCTCGCCAGCAGATAACTATAGCCAGGGGATAATTGTGCTGGATTGTTCATGGGAAGAGGTCGAGCGTGTTTTCCCCACCCTGCAAAAACTCAGGCTTGAGCACAGGGCACTGCCGTATCTGTTAGCTGCAAACCCGGTAAACTACGGAAAACCGTTTAAGATGGGGACTGTAGAAGCTTTTGCCGCGGCTCTGTATATCTATGGGTATAAAGGTCAGGCCATGGAGATATTGGACAAGTTCAAATGGGGCCACACATTCCTGGAACTGAACTATGAACCGCTTGAAGCATATTCAAAAGCCAGGGACAGTCGTGAAGTGGTCAAAATCCAGTATGAATTCATGTAA
- a CDS encoding DUF2180 family protein gives MHCYVCAQKGKETVAIATCIVCGMALCQEHLIRSDIDMWEGGYPVPRQKAKKKLPRILCHECYSALT, from the coding sequence ATGCATTGCTATGTTTGTGCACAAAAGGGAAAAGAGACTGTTGCCATTGCCACATGCATTGTATGTGGAATGGCCCTCTGCCAGGAACACCTGATAAGGTCAGATATCGATATGTGGGAAGGGGGGTACCCGGTCCCGCGCCAGAAAGCAAAGAAAAAACTTCCGAGGATCCTTTGCCATGAATGCTATAGCGCATTAACGTGA
- a CDS encoding DUF2193 domain-containing protein: protein MTVYEKMIREAIAAQKADVAVVKEKRGTKFKLSDVKPYVDVANKMKPEGTQSKAVFDLHKDSINAHFEILSSLTDTVRPEDDPFVEHYQTGPILEILYDEKPDFRKSMDTFINGLDKAKALISKEVIRRYGGFYGPTCVVDFALVPGSTTNLVNRILQKLDIKDDHKRTILASKSWGMNTSYGIGDVFAHALEDGKTAAEAVDEEVKMLKFIYDQPIEAQTKLMENAGHTSFDVRKYQDQYKERMKNTVKAAIDDEVLDANIVTVPAYCVGDIAHHISQSTFNMCKDDVIMAVIEAETAVLESTLNKAIRQGIESEYKILSLATAATAAGAEYILEKDGFTAPMVVDLLTKRFHNYVQLYPTRGAAAELHNHDFMDMIWRGWMILEKAQRSRNGKKESLKPKSGTYTIDLEPIDKNEVIMNPQRYAYPGCAITVRFSALMRLADYPCLLTSEPVTATLMTNIIALHKDKPGAPARVCKHCASTSIDVRHQYCQWAEAI from the coding sequence ATGACTGTATATGAAAAGATGATACGTGAAGCCATAGCTGCACAAAAAGCCGATGTGGCAGTGGTAAAGGAAAAGCGAGGTACGAAATTCAAATTAAGTGATGTCAAGCCGTATGTTGACGTTGCCAATAAAATGAAACCTGAAGGAACCCAGAGCAAAGCTGTATTCGACCTCCATAAGGATTCGATCAACGCACACTTTGAGATACTGAGCAGCCTCACAGACACGGTAAGGCCAGAGGATGACCCGTTCGTGGAGCATTACCAGACCGGACCCATTCTTGAGATACTGTATGATGAGAAACCGGATTTCCGCAAGTCCATGGATACATTCATCAATGGATTGGACAAGGCGAAAGCCCTGATATCCAAGGAAGTGATCCGGAGATATGGCGGATTTTACGGACCCACCTGTGTAGTGGATTTCGCTCTTGTCCCCGGCAGTACCACAAACCTGGTCAACAGGATCCTCCAGAAACTGGATATAAAGGATGACCATAAACGCACTATCCTGGCATCAAAATCCTGGGGTATGAATACATCGTACGGTATCGGAGATGTGTTCGCCCATGCCCTTGAAGACGGTAAGACCGCTGCAGAGGCAGTGGATGAAGAGGTCAAGATGTTGAAATTCATCTATGATCAGCCTATAGAAGCACAGACGAAACTCATGGAGAATGCAGGACATACTTCTTTTGATGTAAGGAAATACCAGGACCAGTATAAGGAAAGGATGAAGAACACGGTAAAAGCAGCCATCGATGATGAAGTGCTTGATGCGAACATTGTGACCGTTCCTGCCTATTGTGTAGGTGACATAGCACATCATATCTCCCAATCCACCTTCAACATGTGCAAGGATGACGTGATAATGGCGGTCATCGAAGCCGAGACAGCCGTGCTGGAGAGTACATTGAACAAGGCGATACGCCAGGGTATAGAAAGTGAGTATAAGATATTGAGCCTGGCAACAGCAGCAACAGCAGCGGGAGCCGAGTACATACTTGAAAAGGACGGGTTCACCGCACCTATGGTCGTGGACCTGCTCACGAAGAGGTTCCATAATTACGTCCAGCTATATCCCACCCGGGGTGCCGCAGCAGAACTGCATAACCATGATTTCATGGATATGATCTGGCGGGGCTGGATGATACTTGAGAAAGCCCAGAGAAGCCGTAATGGCAAGAAGGAATCGCTTAAACCCAAGTCCGGTACCTATACCATCGATCTTGAACCTATTGACAAGAACGAGGTCATCATGAACCCGCAAAGATACGCATATCCAGGATGTGCCATTACTGTCCGGTTCTCAGCACTGATGAGGTTGGCCGATTACCCGTGCCTGCTCACGAGTGAGCCGGTAACCGCGACCCTGATGACCAACATCATCGCGCTGCATAAGGATAAACCCGGGGCGCCGGCCAGGGTATGCAAGCATTGCGCCTCAACATCCATTGATGTCAGGCACCAGTACTGCCAGTGGGCTGAAGCTATATGA
- a CDS encoding aquaporin family protein: MAEIGIMKRSLAELIGTFALVFIGPGAAVITLLLAEGQTNKGGFNIGIGYGGLGDWLAIGLAFGFIIMCMIYVFGHISGTHINPAVTLALWATRRFPGKDVVPYIGAQLIGAALGSLCLVAVLGTRAATIGGLGATAPFEGVTYSQAIICEAIATFFLMLTIMGVAVDRRAPGQFAGFAIGMVVAVDIIVTGNITGSSLNPARTFGPYLGDTLFGGPNLWNFFPIYIIGPIVGAVIAAFLYDYIAGLKEAE, from the coding sequence ATGGCTGAAATAGGAATCATGAAGCGCTCTCTGGCCGAGCTGATAGGCACGTTTGCCCTCGTATTCATCGGGCCCGGAGCAGCAGTGATAACATTATTACTGGCTGAGGGGCAGACCAATAAGGGTGGCTTTAATATCGGCATAGGGTATGGTGGACTGGGAGACTGGCTGGCCATAGGTCTTGCATTCGGATTTATTATAATGTGCATGATCTATGTCTTCGGTCACATATCAGGGACCCATATCAATCCGGCAGTTACTCTTGCTCTATGGGCTACCAGACGGTTCCCGGGCAAAGACGTGGTACCCTACATAGGAGCACAACTTATCGGTGCTGCTCTGGGGTCATTATGCCTGGTGGCTGTACTTGGTACAAGAGCAGCTACGATCGGTGGTCTGGGTGCAACGGCACCGTTCGAGGGTGTCACCTATTCCCAGGCTATTATCTGCGAGGCCATAGCAACGTTCTTTTTAATGCTGACCATCATGGGGGTAGCAGTGGATAGGCGTGCACCGGGCCAGTTTGCAGGATTTGCCATTGGGATGGTTGTGGCAGTGGACATTATTGTCACGGGAAATATCACAGGCTCGTCGTTGAACCCTGCCCGTACTTTTGGACCATATCTGGGAGATACACTGTTCGGGGGACCAAACCTCTGGAACTTTTTCCCGATCTATATTATTGGACCAATAGTGGGTGCCGTAATCGCTGCCTTTCTCTACGACTATATTGCAGGTTTGAAAGAAGCCGAATAA